The proteins below are encoded in one region of Shewanella algae:
- a CDS encoding NAD(P)/FAD-dependent oxidoreductase, with product MGKNWLAIGDAACTFDPITSGGIIKAMADGITCADIIAGIFKTLGHDTHHGLMQYQQMLIQRYQHYLAMRAHYYQQEKRFLNSPFWQKMQAMSPHKIQSEMELQANLT from the coding sequence ATAGGCAAAAACTGGCTTGCCATTGGTGACGCTGCCTGCACATTCGATCCCATCACCTCAGGCGGGATCATCAAAGCCATGGCCGACGGTATCACCTGTGCAGATATCATCGCGGGTATATTCAAAACATTAGGTCATGACACTCACCATGGTTTGATGCAATATCAGCAAATGCTCATCCAGCGCTACCAGCATTATTTGGCCATGCGTGCTCATTACTATCAGCAGGAAAAACGTTTTTTAAACAGCCCCTTTTGGCAAAAAATGCAGGCTATGAGCCCTCACAAGATTCAAAGCGAAATGGAACTCCAGGCCAATTTAACGTAA
- a CDS encoding IS110 family transposase produces the protein MNTNTLQNINIGVDTGKSQLDIYIRPLDVFFTVPNNEKGIKQALTTNPQRIVIEATGRLEMPFVLACTEAKLPIVRANPVHIKRFAGAIGRRAKNDRLDAQLIAHYGEAIKPDLTVIKAKNIRLMSDLVIRRNQLLAMQTMEKNRIQILPKHLHSTITPILTAIKNQVSKIENKLVKLIEDCPEYQTKNTLLQSVPGIGNIAAASIISNVPELGYITNKQAASLIGVAPITRESGRYKGKRVIQGGRAQVRTVLYMAMMSAMQCNPVFKDTYARLLEAGKPKKVAIIACVRKMVVILNSMLRDGIMWDQNIAQNKGLTP, from the coding sequence ATGAATACAAACACACTTCAAAACATTAATATTGGTGTTGATACCGGCAAATCACAGCTCGACATTTACATCCGTCCACTCGATGTCTTTTTTACCGTGCCAAACAACGAAAAGGGTATCAAACAAGCCTTAACTACCAACCCACAGCGTATCGTTATCGAAGCGACTGGGCGCCTAGAAATGCCCTTCGTGTTAGCGTGTACCGAGGCCAAGTTGCCTATTGTTCGTGCCAATCCTGTTCATATCAAACGCTTTGCCGGTGCTATTGGTCGTAGAGCCAAAAATGACCGCTTAGATGCACAGCTTATCGCCCATTATGGTGAAGCCATTAAACCTGATTTGACGGTCATAAAGGCTAAGAACATACGTTTAATGAGTGACTTAGTAATTCGCCGCAATCAGCTGCTCGCGATGCAGACCATGGAGAAAAATCGTATTCAAATTTTGCCTAAGCACCTACATTCGACAATAACCCCCATCCTGACTGCGATAAAAAATCAGGTCTCAAAGATTGAAAATAAGCTTGTCAAACTCATCGAAGATTGCCCCGAATACCAAACTAAAAATACCCTCTTACAAAGCGTACCTGGTATCGGCAATATCGCCGCTGCGTCTATCATCAGCAATGTGCCTGAGTTAGGCTACATTACCAACAAGCAAGCGGCTTCACTCATCGGCGTCGCCCCTATTACACGTGAAAGCGGACGCTACAAAGGGAAACGAGTCATCCAAGGAGGCCGCGCACAGGTGAGAACCGTTTTGTACATGGCCATGATGTCAGCCATGCAATGTAACCCTGTTTTCAAGGACACTTACGCTCGATTACTCGAAGCTGGAAAACCAAAGAAAGTGGCGATTATTGCCTGCGTTCGCAAGATGGTGGTCATCCTAAACTCTATGCTTCGAGATGGCATCATGTGGGACCAAAACATCGCCCAAAATAAAGGATTGACGCCATAG
- a CDS encoding DUF4145 domain-containing protein, translating to MLKKLSDRFDQLYSEVPAIEASITYHRSDFGDYTKMDDEAALTWKVKVKNLLVATCGKESQHYLEFLEAEKLGSYDSNSDAFKRMKSVLNAAMDDYKNGYLTSIKNLIQADVFDSELEQAEELLSNGYKIAAAVIAGVVLETALRDLCLKEGLSQGKLDKMNADLAKAGVYNKLQQKRITALADIRNSAAHGKPDEFSENDVTTMIRDIEQFLIAQLA from the coding sequence ATGCTCAAAAAGTTATCTGATAGATTCGACCAATTATACAGCGAAGTGCCTGCTATAGAGGCTTCGATAACTTATCACCGAAGTGACTTCGGTGATTATACTAAGATGGACGATGAGGCAGCTTTAACTTGGAAGGTTAAAGTTAAGAACTTGCTTGTTGCTACCTGCGGTAAAGAATCACAGCATTATCTAGAGTTTCTGGAAGCAGAAAAACTTGGCTCATATGATTCGAATTCAGACGCATTTAAAAGAATGAAATCTGTGTTAAATGCGGCAATGGATGACTACAAAAATGGTTATCTAACTTCCATTAAGAACCTAATTCAAGCTGATGTTTTCGACAGTGAATTAGAACAAGCTGAGGAGCTTCTTTCTAATGGTTATAAAATTGCTGCCGCGGTTATTGCTGGTGTTGTCTTGGAAACTGCGTTACGAGACCTTTGCTTAAAAGAAGGCCTATCGCAAGGTAAACTTGACAAAATGAACGCCGATTTAGCTAAAGCAGGTGTGTATAACAAATTACAGCAAAAAAGAATTACTGCTCTAGCAGATATTCGCAACAGTGCTGCGCATGGAAAACCAGATGAATTTTCCGAGAATGATGTGACTACTATGATACGTGACATCGAACAATTTTTGATTGCGCAGTTAGCCTAA
- a CDS encoding VOC family protein, producing the protein MKQNIVHIALVVKDYDEAIDFYVNKLKFELIEDTHQPEQDKRWVVMAPPNSHGVTLLLARASKPEQHDFIGNQAGGRVFLFLNTDDFWRDFKRMKSIGINFVREPTEEDYGTVAVFEDLYGNLWDLLQLNPSHPMAKR; encoded by the coding sequence ATGAAACAGAACATTGTCCATATTGCTTTAGTTGTAAAAGATTATGATGAAGCCATTGATTTTTATGTAAACAAACTCAAATTTGAACTTATTGAAGATACTCATCAACCTGAACAAGACAAACGTTGGGTGGTTATGGCTCCACCAAATTCTCATGGTGTTACGTTGTTACTTGCCAGAGCCTCGAAGCCAGAGCAGCATGATTTCATTGGAAATCAAGCAGGCGGTCGAGTATTCCTGTTCCTAAATACTGATGATTTCTGGCGTGACTTTAAGCGTATGAAATCGATTGGTATTAACTTCGTCCGCGAGCCAACAGAAGAAGACTATGGAACGGTAGCAGTGTTTGAAGACTTGTATGGAAACTTGTGGGATCTTCTTCAATTGAATCCAAGCCATCCAATGGCAAAAAGGTAG
- a CDS encoding integron integrase, whose product MTSPSPFLTSVRETMRMRGYSVKTEKAYLYWIKAFILFHDKRHPETMGTNEVGQFLSYIANQRNVAINTQKMALNALVYLYHKHLHQELGNLGFRYASKQRQLPTVLHPDEIKLILQQLCGRDRLIIELLYGSGLRVSECLRLRIQDIDLVQLALTIRDGKGRKDRQTILSQRCASQLPVFMEQAHTLQSRDNERGIGPSLPYALERKYPSAYRRPGWMFVFPSTAISQHTYTQTMCRHHLHQSVIRKALSAAVIKSGIAKRVTCHTFRHSFATHLLQAGRDIRSVQELLGHNDLKTTQIYTHVLGQHYAGTVSPLDQLI is encoded by the coding sequence ATGACCAGTCCAAGTCCTTTTTTAACTTCTGTTCGGGAAACCATGCGGATGCGCGGTTACAGTGTTAAGACTGAGAAAGCCTATCTCTATTGGATCAAGGCTTTTATTCTATTTCACGATAAACGCCACCCAGAGACTATGGGAACGAACGAAGTTGGCCAGTTTTTGAGTTACATTGCCAACCAACGTAATGTGGCAATCAATACCCAAAAGATGGCGTTGAATGCATTAGTTTACTTATATCACAAGCACTTGCATCAAGAACTTGGCAACTTAGGTTTTCGTTATGCCAGTAAGCAACGACAACTCCCAACAGTATTGCACCCGGATGAAATCAAGCTCATCCTTCAGCAGTTGTGCGGGCGTGACAGGTTGATCATTGAATTACTCTATGGCAGTGGACTCAGAGTATCTGAATGCCTTAGGTTACGGATCCAGGATATTGATCTCGTTCAATTGGCCTTAACCATACGGGACGGTAAAGGACGTAAAGACAGGCAGACGATATTAAGCCAACGCTGTGCATCTCAATTACCTGTGTTTATGGAACAAGCTCATACTTTACAGTCGCGTGATAACGAAAGAGGAATTGGCCCATCTTTACCCTATGCTCTGGAGCGTAAGTATCCCTCTGCATATAGACGTCCGGGATGGATGTTTGTTTTCCCCTCAACGGCCATTAGCCAACACACTTACACACAGACTATGTGTAGACACCATTTACATCAAAGCGTCATTCGGAAAGCCCTCAGCGCCGCAGTAATCAAGTCAGGTATTGCGAAAAGGGTCACATGCCATACCTTCAGGCATTCCTTCGCGACTCATCTGTTGCAGGCTGGCCGAGACATCAGAAGCGTCCAAGAGCTGTTGGGGCACAATGATCTGAAAACAACCCAAATATACACACATGTGCTTGGCCAGCACTATGCCGGAACCGTAAGCCCTTTAGATCAACTGATTTGA